GCCCTTCTTATATTTTCTGGCAATTCCTGCTCAAAAGCCAGAGTTTCTGGTTTAGACATTTTAATAcagatcttttctgtttttagatactatttgctattttattcatGTCATCTCACCTAAACATCTAGAAAATATTCCATGACCAGAATGGTACATGAAATTAAGCGGGCAATAGATTACTGGGCAAGGAGCCCAAATCTAAATACCAAGGCCCCTCAGTGAGTGGGAAAGACTGTGAcagggaatgggagaagacagAGACTTGAATTGCAACCCCCACATGACTCAGAGTATAGCCCCCAACTTTGCTACCCCACCCCAAAGGCCCAAGTTTCCCCACATTTGAGACCCTTCCAGGGACATTACAGCCCCGTCACACCTCACCTTCCCTGTCCCCCTTCAGGCACAAAACCAGGGGGAATTTGCTCCTACAGCTCATGGCATCCATCTGGGAAGAATTAAAGGTGATTACACAATCTGCAGCTAGTTGTGATTTCAAAGTATTTAATTGGAAACAAGGGAGATACAAATAACAATTTTCCCTTTTGCTTGTTCATTTCTCTTAAAAGATTTCACTAATTTCGCTATATCCCTGAAGGCCTTTGTGTCCTCCAAAGACTGAATCTGGAGATGAGCATCTTCTGGGTCCTATTTATCAGGAGTCCTTTGCCTGTCCAGGGAGGGAAGCACATCCTTCCAAGGCGCCCATCCCTTACCAGAGGTGGGTTCTAGCAGCCACAGAacccatcccccccacacacacccgtTGCCCTAGGGAGGGTGTAACCCTCACTCAGAGTTCCCCCCGGGCATGCCGGATGTAGTGTTGATGCAGCCCAGCTTCTTGGGCAAAGTCCTGACCACACTCAGTGCAGGCAAAGGGGCCTGGAGGGGTGCGGGTCTCATGTGCCTGGCGGTGCCGCCTCAGAGAAGCAGCCTGCCCAAAGGTCTTGCCACAGTCAGGGCAGGGGAATGTAGGGTGGGCAGCGGTGGGTGCAACTGGCGTGGAGGGCCTGGCCGCTGGACCGTGGCTGCGCTGATGGGCGAGCAGGGCCTTTGAGGAGGGGAAGGAGCGGGCGCAGGTGAAGCAGATGAAGAGGGCCCCCTGCAGCTTCTGGGCCACGAAATCGGCTGGGTGCTCCCGCTTCATGTGACGCTCCTGGAACTTGGAATCGGCGAAGGTGATGAGGCAGCGGGTGCACTGCGGGGCCCCCAGGTGGCCTGAGGGACGTGGGGAGAGGTCGGGGGGAAGCCAGCAAGAGTCACCAGGACCTCTCCCAAGCCCCAGGGTCTTGCCAACAATTTACATTCAGTGCTTACTACATGCCAGCTGTATGCCAGGGCTGGACAGTGGCACAGGCAAACTATTACAGGACGTTTTATGGATGAGCAGACTGAGGCTCTGAAAGGTTAGGCAACTTGCTAGGAAATGAAATGATGGAGTCAGGAATGGAACCCAGGGAGTGTGCTCTCCCAGCAGAGCCATGTGATTAGAGCACAGCCTCTGGAGCCAGACTACTTGGCACTGAATCCCAGATCTGCCACTTCCTAGGCAAGTACAacggtttcctcatctggaaaatggggtcATAACCATATCAGTATGGTTGACTGATCAGTACAGTTACAACTACCTCATGGGGTTGTTGGAGGGAGCAAATGGATTATTACttcatgtaaagtgcttagaacagtgctacACAGTGGTTTGCGGTTACTCgtattgagaaagagaaaagcagcttGACAGTCAGGGGCTGGCCTGGCACTCACAGCTAGGCCTTGGTGTTCTCCTGTTGAACAGAAGCAGTTTCACAGAACCTTGTCAGACAAAGCCATGCTGTGACTGAGATGAATCGCATCAAGACCATGCCAGAATAACGTCTGAACACAGACAAAACATGAACATTGTCCAAGCCACAAAAATGACCAAACATCCCCTATCCTGGCTCACAGGAGGGGCTGCTGCTTTATCAATCACAGCTTGAGCCTTTGTACCCCCCCCTCCTGGATAAGATTTATTTACACAGCCAACCTATCTTTTGCCCCTACTTACTGGCAGCATTTAATTGGAACAAAACCCTTCCTTGTACCTTCTCCCAAATCACCTAAGATAAGTCCTTTCTAACACTGAGATGCCCCACAGTGCTTCATGGTGTGTGTGCTTCCTCAGTGCAATGAGCGATAAACCCAACTTGTTCAAATGCAGGTGTGTTCCTGGTGGTCTTTGGCCGGAGGACCTTGACACTGGAGCTCATTGTCCCAGATAACCTCTTTGCCTCAGTTCCCTTATCTGAAAGCAATGCCAATTCCACTGGGTCTGTCAGGAGGACTGAGATAATGAAGGTTAAACTCTTAGAAAGCGCCCAACACCTAGTAAGCATTCAGTAGAAGCTGTTGCTATCCTATGTCAAACTGGCTACCTCTGCTAACAGCAGACTCCCCGATATCAGACCTTCCCCTTCTCTGCCACTAATCCCCTTTACAGCCGTGTCACCTGAGTAGTGGCAACCTCTTGTGACAGGGAAACCCGAGCCCAAGTCACACACCCAAAGTCTGGGGCAGAGTTGGCACTGGAACTCCACTGGAGTCTCCTCTCTCAGTGTCCATTTTCTCCCACCCAAGCCTCTCTGGGTGCCACTCTGTCCGTCCAGACTGCAGCCCATTCGAACTTATGTGGCCAGAGCGGGATGGGTACATCTGAGCACAATAAAGGTAAGGGTAGAGAATGGCAGTTGCTGGTAGGGCAGCTTATAAACCATTTATTGCGGCCCCTTTGCAGCAGGCGAGTGCTTGTAACATGCCTGGGACACTGAAATCCTTTTAGCTAGCTAGCATCGGCTCCAGCACCCCACCCGTCTGGCCAGCAGCACTCACAGATGTCGCCTCCTGGGCTGCGGGGACTCCTCTCCTGGGACGAATCCTGCTGCTCCATGGCCCCTTCGAGATGCGGGTCCTCCATGATGCCTGGGATCCCTCTGGTCAAGAGAGCAGCACGCATGACAGGACAGTAAATCAAGTGAAGTCGCTCATGTATCCGTCGCACGAAGGGGCCCGCAATCCCCTGGTCCCGCCCACCCGTAAGAGGCCATCCTCTTGAACTCTCACCTGGTGGAGCTCTCCTCAGGGAAGCTTCGACCCTCTCAAAAGATCCGACTCCCCAGGCCTGTGATGCCCCGTGGAGCCTTCTGGCCTGTGTGAGACCTCTGGCCTCCCACATCTAACTCCCTGAACTCCGGGCGTGGAACCCTGGATCTCTTGATCTCTCGACACCAGCTCTCCCACGTGTCCTGAGGCAGGTAGTGGCGCCCAGGTCTAGCCCGCCTCCTCCCGGGAGGCATCTTTCTCCGACATCCTGTGACCCTGGTTccacccccggcccccgcctcccACGCGCGCCTTCAGCCTCGGATCCCTCCTCCCGAGGCCGGGTAGCCCCAGGCCTCGGCTTTTCCCCGGACAGCAGCGGGCTGCTCCCGTCGCGCCGGCCAGCCGCTCGTCACAGCGCCGCCACCCGGAGGGAAGCGGGGTAGGGCCCCGAGGCTCAAGGTCCAGTGGCTCCCACGCCCTTTCGCCGGAGGAGCCTCTCGAAGCCGAAACGCCGGCTACCACCCGGCAGTGGTGCAGTCGCGCCAGCCGGGTCCTCAGAGAAACGGGAGGGGGCCTTCCCCGCAGCGGGATGCGTTGTGATGACGTTGCGGGCCGCCCGCGCCGTACCGACCTCCGCTTCTTGCGCAAATGTGGCCGGGCGCTGCTGGCGCGCAGGCGCTCTGGCTCCTCATTGTTCGGGGCCCTGCGGCAGCCGGAGCTGGGGAGCCGGCGCGCTGCGATTGCTCTGCGCAGCCGCCGTGAAGGGCTGTAGCCCCGAGGTCACGCTTCCAAGACACACCCCCTCCTTAAAAGAGTGACGTCAGGTTAGAGCCCTCGGAACGGGTCTGGACGGCCCCCGCTCCGCCCCGAGTCGGGGCGCCCTAACCTCTTCGGCCTCCGTCCGCCCGACCCCAAGGGCGGGGCTTCTCAGCGGCTGCTCGGCCGCCGCCGATTGCGCTCTCCGGTGACTGCCAGCGGTCTGCTCGGTTAGTGGTTTGGAAGGGAGGAGTGCGGGAATCAAAACATCCATGtccctgagggaggaggggcctggAGGTCCGGATGTCTAAGATTTTGAAACCGAGAgagtggggcgcctgggcggctcagccgGTCGAGCGTCTGTCTTCTCTCAGGTGATggtccccggggtcctggggtggagcccgcatcaggctcccgctcagcggggagtgggcttctccctctgccccaacccccctggctgtgctctctctctctaaaatcaataaaaaatatattttctaaatgtatcCAGAAAGAGGGCGGACAAGCCACCCGGGTCCTTGGGGAATACACAGGGCGTGGGTGCCGGATTTTTCCCTGGGAGTGACACGCAAGAATGGAGGGGGGACAGAGTGAGCAGACCGGGAAAGAAAAAGGTCGAGTGCTCCCTGACCCGGGTCTGCACCACCCCCTTGCCTTCCAGGTATGCCACCGCCACGGGGTGACGTGACCGCCTTGTTCCTGGGGCCTCCGGGCTGTGGCAAGTCCGCGCTGATCGCAGCGCTGTGCGACGGGAATGTGGAGACCATAGAGATTCCCGAGGGCCGGCCGGACTCCGGGATCCCCAGCCTGCGAGCAGCGGGCCCTGGCCTCTTCCTGGGCGAGCTGAGCTGTCCGCCCGCAGCGCCAGGGCCCTGGGCGGCGGAGGCCAACGTGCTGGTATTGGTGCTGCCCGGCCCCGAGGGGAACGGGGAGCCCCTGGCCccagggctgggagaggcagCGCGGGCCGCCCTGGCCCGAGGGACCCCGCTGCTGGCTGTGCGGAATCTCCGCCCTGGGGAGTCACAAGATGAAGCCCAGGCCCGGGATCAGACCGCGGCCCTGCTGAACAGCGCGGGGTTGGGGGCCGCTGCTCTCTTCGTGCTGCCCGCGGACTGCGGCCGCCGAGACGGCTGCAAGGAATTGGAGCGCCTGCGGGTGGCGCTGCGGAGCCAGGCGGAGGTGCTGCAGAGGTGAGCGAGGACTTGAGGCCTGGTGCTTTACATTTCACACCCAGAAAATGTTCTTTGAGATCGCGAGACCCCACCCCCAGTGAGTTTGGGGTAGGCCTTAACAGGATAGCTGCTGGGGGCCCTGCTCTCTGGCCCTGGTCCTGCCCCTCAGCGGAGGTTTTGAGGTCAGCGAGGCTCCACTCCAAGCCAGCACTCAATGCTGGAGCCTTTCTTGTCTTATAGGCTCCGCCCCACCAAAAGGTCAGCTCCAGGTTCTGACCCGTCCTCCCAGGTTCTGCCCCCTGCAAGCATTCTCAGGTCCCAAGCCCTGCTTCACTGAGCATTTTAGGAGAGGCGAGGACGTAATGCCCAAATGCTTCCCCCATGGCAAAAGTTTGGAGGAAGGCTTACTCAGCACACAAGCCTGTGATCCCCGCCAAGATGTTACCCAGGGATTCACACTTTCGAGCCCTCCTCGTCCTCTCCACCTTCAGCTTTGCTCcaccttcagctttgttctctaGCTACACTAGTCCTTGTAAAGCCACACCCTCAGTGAGCCTTGCCCTTTCTGGatttcctccccctctgcctttctttaatCCCAATCCCATCTCATTTCTATGCCCACTCGCTGGCTACCTCCTAaataccgcccccccccccccaggtccctggCCACCTGTTTTATAGAAGTCCAAATGAAGCCACCGGGTCAGTgcacatctttttttccttagccACTTCTTGGTAAGCACTAGTAAGCGAGGCTTTTCCCCTCACTGGCCCTTCTTCGCCTCAGTAAGCCTAGTCTCTGCAAAGAGCGCCCTGGGTGACCTTGCTCCGGTCCAAAGGTGCTTGCCTTTCCTTTAGCCCACAATACAGTTGCAAGTCAGTCTTTGCCAGAGCCCCATCTTCCGGGAGTTTTGCTTGGCCTTTCTTAACCCTGCAAGGCCCTTGGGAaagtgccccctcccccaaagacTAAATCTCAGAGAAGATTTAGCAGGTTCCCCTTTTTAGGTTTTGCCAGAAACCTGACCTCAACCAAcctgccctccccccattttatttttttgttttttaaaaagattttatttatttattcatgagagatacacacagagagagagaggcagagacacaagccaacggagaagcaggct
This portion of the Vulpes lagopus strain Blue_001 chromosome 2, ASM1834538v1, whole genome shotgun sequence genome encodes:
- the ZNF576 gene encoding zinc finger protein 576, which produces MEDPHLEGAMEQQDSSQERSPRSPGGDICHLGAPQCTRCLITFADSKFQERHMKREHPADFVAQKLQGALFICFTCARSFPSSKALLAHQRSHGPAARPSTPVAPTAAHPTFPCPDCGKTFGQAASLRRHRQAHETRTPPGPFACTECGQDFAQEAGLHQHYIRHARGEL